The following are from one region of the Planctomonas sp. JC2975 genome:
- a CDS encoding DUF624 domain-containing protein, producing MDLLASAILISLLWLLSLGLVVTAGAGTVVAYELCRRYVLGKDAGPWAIASKAWRQSWRQATLVGLLAVPVAAAGIFALSAVPVLGLGQVIVPILVVALFLVLLLFWCLPLVARFTNPTWRQVRNGLTLGLTTPSLTFLLAIALILTGVVVWNFIPAVFVAPGLILLWWCSLLERNFVTRGYVQPEPEEAEI from the coding sequence TTGGACTTACTCGCCTCCGCCATCCTCATCAGCCTCCTCTGGCTCCTGAGCCTCGGGCTCGTTGTGACGGCCGGAGCGGGAACGGTAGTCGCGTACGAACTGTGCCGTCGGTACGTGCTCGGCAAAGACGCCGGCCCCTGGGCTATCGCCTCGAAGGCTTGGCGACAGAGCTGGAGGCAGGCGACTCTCGTCGGTCTGCTTGCCGTCCCCGTCGCAGCCGCCGGCATCTTCGCGCTCTCTGCCGTGCCGGTACTCGGGCTCGGCCAGGTCATTGTGCCGATCCTCGTCGTCGCACTCTTCCTCGTGCTGCTGCTCTTCTGGTGTCTTCCGCTGGTGGCCCGTTTCACCAACCCCACCTGGCGGCAGGTGCGCAACGGGCTCACCCTCGGGCTGACGACACCGAGCCTGACGTTCCTGCTCGCAATCGCGCTGATCCTCACGGGCGTCGTCGTGTGGAATTTCATCCCCGCGGTGTTCGTCGCGCCCGGCCTGATCCTGCTGTGGTGGTGCTCTCTGCTCGAGCGGAACTTTGTCACGCGGGGGTACGTGCAGCCCGAGCCCGAGGAGGCGGAGATCTGA